The Methanolacinia petrolearia DSM 11571 genome has a segment encoding these proteins:
- a CDS encoding DUF1947 domain-containing protein: protein MAKLNVKKRYSIRKSRLADLKKKLEEEIGESADSFLSGNVEIAETDSDFMIYLVNRKPAIMERDGWVFPTLRAFVETPFEVRKAVVDSGAVAFMAKGADLMRPGIVSLTGDIREGRPFVIVEEKHGKPLAIAVALMDSEGILASDKGKIAKNIHYVGDDLWNLEI from the coding sequence ATGGCAAAGCTGAATGTAAAAAAGAGATATTCTATACGGAAATCGCGTCTTGCTGATCTTAAAAAGAAACTGGAAGAGGAGATCGGGGAATCGGCTGACAGTTTTCTTTCCGGAAATGTTGAGATTGCAGAGACGGACAGCGATTTTATGATCTATCTTGTCAACAGGAAACCGGCGATTATGGAGAGGGACGGCTGGGTTTTTCCTACCCTGAGGGCGTTTGTTGAGACTCCTTTTGAAGTCCGCAAGGCAGTTGTCGATTCCGGTGCGGTGGCTTTCATGGCCAAGGGTGCTGATCTTATGCGCCCGGGAATTGTCAGTCTTACCGGCGACATCAGGGAAGGCAGGCCGTTTGTCATAGTGGAAGAAAAGCATGGCAAACCACTGGCAATCGCGGTTGCGCTTATGGATTCTGAGGGCATTTTGGCTTCTGATAAGGGGAAAATCGCTAAAAATATCCACTATGTGGGAGATGATCTCTGGAACCTCGAGATCTGA
- a CDS encoding LSM domain-containing protein translates to MTKRPLEILDQALNQKPVIVSLKGGREIRGILQGYDVHMNLVLENAEEEINGVIKNQGTLIVRGDNVIYISPSVN, encoded by the coding sequence ATGACAAAGAGACCACTGGAAATTTTGGACCAGGCTTTAAATCAGAAGCCGGTAATAGTCAGTCTGAAGGGCGGCAGAGAGATTCGCGGGATATTACAGGGATACGATGTTCACATGAACCTCGTCCTTGAGAACGCAGAAGAAGAGATTAACGGAGTTATCAAGAACCAGGGGACATTAATTGTCCGTGGCGACAATGTAATCTACATATCTCCGTCGGTAAACTAA
- a CDS encoding 50S ribosomal protein L37e, whose protein sequence is MTKGTPSRGKRQTQTHIVCRRCGKVSYHKRDKVCSACGFGKTSRMRKYNWVTKKSKTPTH, encoded by the coding sequence ATGACAAAAGGAACTCCATCAAGAGGAAAGAGACAGACCCAGACCCACATCGTGTGCAGGAGATGCGGAAAGGTGTCCTATCACAAGCGCGACAAAGTCTGTTCGGCATGCGGATTCGGAAAGACATCAAGAATGCGCAAATACAACTGGGTTACGAAAAAATCGAAAACCCCCACACACTAA
- the purF gene encoding amidophosphoribosyltransferase gives MCGIVGIIGAGDVSIPIYYALYALQHRGQESAGITTFDGKTLFKHKGPGLVAEVFDEDILHELKGFSGLGHVRYPTTGEKIAENIQPFTFRFMGRFCAIAHNGNLTNTEKLREEFEKRGQIFSTTTDTEVIGNVIADELRKSGRMEDAVLACMKRLEGSYSVVFLSEDKVYAFRDPLGIRPLCIGKTKDGYIVCSESVAVDALNGTLIRDVRPGELVCISKKGLESVQIAESSGHAHCVFEYIYFARADSVIDGRLVYDVRRKIGQALYLEAPVKADLVSPVPDSGIAHATGYSESSGIPYREGLIKNRYMGRTFIMPTQEDRENAVRIKLNPVKGHIKDKSIVIVDDSIVRGTTSKRIINILKDAGAEEVHMRVGSPPIKAPCYLGVDMPTREELIASGKSNEEVKEGIDATSLHHVSVESLIDAIGMPADDLCLGCLTGVYPLWIKGEKACPRYTDFIKGSYQTNIKEFDE, from the coding sequence ATGTGCGGTATCGTTGGCATCATCGGTGCCGGTGATGTTTCAATCCCGATATACTACGCTCTTTACGCCCTGCAGCATCGCGGGCAGGAGAGCGCGGGTATTACCACTTTTGACGGTAAAACACTTTTTAAGCATAAAGGTCCCGGCCTTGTTGCAGAGGTATTTGACGAGGATATACTTCATGAACTGAAGGGTTTTTCAGGTCTGGGTCATGTCCGCTACCCTACAACAGGCGAAAAGATCGCGGAAAATATACAGCCCTTTACATTCAGGTTTATGGGAAGGTTTTGTGCCATAGCGCACAACGGCAACCTGACAAATACGGAAAAGCTGCGCGAAGAGTTCGAAAAACGCGGGCAGATATTTTCTACAACCACGGATACGGAAGTTATCGGAAATGTAATCGCCGATGAACTCAGGAAATCCGGGCGTATGGAAGATGCCGTATTGGCCTGTATGAAAAGGCTCGAAGGTTCATATTCCGTGGTTTTTCTCTCAGAAGACAAGGTCTATGCATTCCGTGATCCCCTCGGGATCAGGCCGCTCTGCATCGGAAAAACAAAAGACGGCTATATAGTCTGCTCTGAATCCGTTGCTGTGGATGCCTTAAACGGTACATTGATACGCGATGTCAGGCCGGGAGAGCTTGTCTGCATAAGCAAAAAAGGCCTGGAATCCGTACAGATTGCAGAGAGTTCAGGCCATGCACACTGCGTTTTCGAATATATCTATTTTGCAAGGGCCGATTCGGTTATTGACGGCCGCCTGGTTTATGATGTCAGGAGAAAGATCGGCCAGGCATTGTACCTCGAAGCTCCTGTAAAGGCCGATCTCGTATCACCGGTTCCCGATTCCGGGATAGCCCATGCAACAGGATATTCGGAAAGTTCCGGCATCCCCTACAGAGAGGGCCTGATCAAGAACAGGTACATGGGCAGAACCTTCATAATGCCTACGCAGGAAGACAGGGAGAATGCCGTCAGGATAAAACTGAATCCTGTAAAAGGCCATATCAAGGATAAATCCATTGTTATCGTCGACGACAGTATAGTCAGGGGAACAACCTCAAAGAGGATAATAAATATCCTGAAGGACGCCGGGGCTGAAGAGGTCCACATGAGAGTAGGATCCCCACCGATAAAAGCCCCCTGCTACCTTGGAGTCGATATGCCGACAAGAGAGGAGCTTATCGCAAGCGGCAAGTCAAATGAAGAGGTGAAGGAGGGAATAGATGCAACGTCACTCCATCATGTGTCTGTCGAATCGCTCATCGATGCAATAGGTATGCCCGCAGATGACCTGTGCCTCGGCTGCCTTACCGGAGTATATCCTCTCTGGATCAAAGGTGAAAAGGCCTGCCCGAGATATACCGATTTCATAAAAGGCTCGTACCAGACGAATATAAAAGAGTTCGACGAATAA
- a CDS encoding PKD domain-containing protein — protein MGGYRGLIVLFFLAVCIAPAVSAVHYQAAGTISTITDYPEDRWEIGISGDNVIWVEPGEEYGEQILYLYNIPEKEVKKIASSKYSTFHPGITDGLLLWGEKTDISGPVNLIRYDIPNRSLYYVDPYLSNQDFPATDGSAFVWLDSRTGGYTNIYLKKGDDGRSYLFHGSETSDKHTPQISGDYVYWVEKGTLYRQNIDSGNVEAIISGMPDDYSISGENIVWEYDNGDQTDIALLDANAMSAETEVDDPGDQLNPDIDENNIVWQEKEDGLNLIRVKNIETGISAGIYSSEYLQSEPKISGNNIVWFDSSPGKEAVRMFDLDGYAIPSADFISDAEPALVPFTVHFVPEITTSVNIKPDLLWNFGDGTFSSEAEPDHMYTKPGIYNVSLTISNEYGTRTEFKPSYVIAGELPEPDFYSEITTGYTPLTVRFTDNSTGSYDTILWEFGDGVGSLLENPVHTYEEPGLYTVTLTLSNRFGSMTETKYGYIRAGFEVDIQEPDVTKEEGALGLPDIFTRGSTGSSGNESEMSSFDVEDFIGLLNK, from the coding sequence ATGGGTGGATACAGGGGTTTGATCGTATTATTCTTTCTGGCCGTATGCATCGCTCCGGCCGTTTCAGCAGTCCATTACCAGGCGGCAGGCACAATCTCCACGATAACGGATTATCCGGAAGACAGATGGGAGATCGGAATCAGTGGAGACAACGTTATCTGGGTCGAACCAGGGGAAGAATACGGAGAACAGATCCTGTACCTCTATAATATTCCTGAAAAGGAAGTCAAAAAGATTGCATCATCAAAGTATTCTACCTTTCATCCGGGGATTACAGACGGACTCCTTCTCTGGGGAGAGAAGACGGACATATCAGGACCTGTAAACTTAATCCGCTACGACATCCCGAACAGGAGCCTGTACTATGTCGATCCCTACCTCTCAAACCAGGATTTCCCTGCAACCGACGGCAGTGCTTTTGTATGGCTGGACAGCAGGACAGGAGGCTACACAAACATCTACCTGAAGAAGGGTGATGACGGCAGAAGCTATCTGTTCCACGGATCGGAAACAAGCGACAAGCACACCCCTCAGATTAGCGGAGATTACGTCTACTGGGTGGAGAAAGGAACGCTCTACAGGCAGAACATAGATTCCGGAAACGTGGAGGCCATAATATCAGGAATGCCGGACGATTACTCAATATCGGGAGAAAATATAGTATGGGAGTATGATAACGGCGATCAAACAGACATTGCTCTCCTCGACGCGAACGCGATGTCCGCCGAAACCGAAGTGGATGACCCCGGCGACCAGTTGAACCCGGATATCGACGAAAACAACATAGTCTGGCAGGAAAAAGAAGACGGCCTGAATTTAATCAGGGTAAAGAACATCGAAACCGGAATAAGCGCCGGGATCTATTCTTCCGAATATCTTCAGTCCGAACCGAAGATCAGCGGCAACAACATAGTCTGGTTCGATTCCTCGCCAGGAAAAGAAGCTGTCAGGATGTTCGATCTTGACGGTTATGCGATTCCCTCCGCCGATTTCATATCGGATGCCGAGCCTGCGCTCGTGCCGTTTACGGTTCACTTTGTCCCTGAGATCACGACTTCGGTAAATATCAAACCCGATCTGCTATGGAATTTCGGAGACGGAACATTCTCGTCAGAGGCCGAGCCGGATCATATGTACACAAAGCCCGGCATATATAATGTCTCACTGACCATCTCCAACGAATACGGTACAAGAACCGAATTCAAACCCTCATATGTCATTGCCGGCGAACTGCCCGAACCGGACTTCTACTCTGAAATAACCACAGGATATACACCGCTCACTGTAAGATTCACGGACAACTCCACGGGGTCTTATGACACGATATTGTGGGAATTCGGGGACGGAGTCGGATCGTTACTGGAGAACCCGGTACACACCTATGAAGAGCCGGGACTCTATACCGTAACACTTACCCTGTCCAACCGGTTCGGATCGATGACAGAGACAAAATACGGGTATATCAGGGCCGGTTTTGAAGTCGACATCCAGGAGCCGGATGTAACGAAAGAGGAAGGGGCATTAGGTCTCCCGGATATCTTCACCCGCGGATCTACAGGAAGCAGCGGCAATGAATCTGAGATGTCTTCATTTGACGTTGAGGACTTCATAGGACTATTAAACAAATAA
- the trxA gene encoding thioredoxin, whose translation MSGSDNADDDIQKLREQRKAEIMNEIGKKRNPGVTVVDELNFRAFISENRFSVLDVWAEWCGPCLRVAPVIEEFSNEFSGKIAFGKCNVDENQNIAASFAISAIPTLLFFSEGKLINRVTGAYPKEALEKQIRSTFPGI comes from the coding sequence ATGTCAGGAAGCGACAATGCGGACGATGATATCCAAAAACTCAGGGAACAGAGGAAGGCGGAAATAATGAACGAGATCGGGAAAAAAAGAAATCCCGGGGTAACTGTTGTGGACGAACTGAATTTTCGCGCATTTATATCAGAAAACAGGTTTTCGGTTCTTGATGTGTGGGCCGAATGGTGCGGCCCGTGCCTGAGAGTTGCACCCGTCATTGAAGAATTTTCAAATGAATTTTCAGGCAAAATTGCATTCGGAAAGTGCAATGTCGATGAAAATCAGAATATTGCGGCGTCCTTCGCCATATCTGCAATACCCACCCTGCTTTTTTTCTCCGAAGGAAAACTGATAAACAGAGTCACCGGCGCATACCCGAAGGAAGCGCTTGAAAAACAGATCCGGTCCACTTTTCCGGGCATATAA
- a CDS encoding 4a-hydroxytetrahydrobiopterin dehydratase yields the protein MELHAMKCDPNPGRLSPLTRKEVLEYIRAVPGWEIRDGRIFRIYDLGNFQKCEEFFIEIADLSKREGHYPDVRIYQGKSVEVSFYTYPVGSLTINDFIMAAKMNFKERFKKGK from the coding sequence ATGGAACTGCATGCTATGAAATGCGATCCCAATCCCGGCCGCCTTTCACCACTGACGAGAAAGGAGGTCCTTGAATACATCAGGGCGGTTCCTGGCTGGGAGATCAGGGACGGTAGGATTTTCAGGATTTATGATCTTGGAAACTTCCAGAAATGCGAGGAGTTTTTCATCGAAATTGCAGATCTTTCAAAGAGGGAGGGTCATTATCCTGATGTCCGTATCTATCAGGGGAAATCCGTTGAGGTGAGTTTCTACACTTATCCGGTCGGCAGCCTGACTATCAATGATTTCATAATGGCTGCAAAGATGAATTTCAAGGAGAGGTTTAAAAAAGGGAAATAA
- a CDS encoding pyruvate ferredoxin oxidoreductase subunit gamma: MRELRIHGRGGQGSVTAAELIATAAFKSKIYSQAFPAFGVERRGAPVQAFVRFDDKKIRLRSQIYEPDYIIVQDSTLIGDVNVFSGMKEGGIAIINTEKEIDGGVPEGVKVVKINATSIALETLGLPIENTTLMGAFAAATGEIEFDALEESLRERFPGALADKNIAAARKAYDIVKGGA, translated from the coding sequence TTGAGAGAACTTCGTATACACGGAAGAGGCGGACAAGGTTCGGTCACTGCTGCCGAACTCATTGCTACAGCGGCCTTTAAGAGTAAAATCTACTCGCAGGCCTTCCCGGCATTTGGAGTTGAAAGAAGAGGAGCTCCGGTGCAGGCATTTGTCCGTTTTGATGATAAGAAGATCAGGCTTAGGAGCCAGATCTATGAACCGGATTATATCATCGTCCAGGACAGCACATTGATCGGCGATGTGAACGTCTTCAGCGGAATGAAAGAAGGCGGAATAGCAATAATCAATACTGAAAAGGAGATCGATGGCGGAGTACCGGAAGGAGTTAAAGTGGTAAAGATCAACGCGACATCGATCGCGCTGGAGACACTTGGCCTTCCTATCGAGAACACAACTCTCATGGGCGCATTCGCAGCGGCAACAGGGGAGATCGAGTTCGATGCCCTTGAGGAATCGCTCCGCGAGAGATTCCCGGGAGCGCTTGCAGATAAGAATATCGCAGCAGCCAGAAAGGCATATGATATCGTAAAAGGAGGCGCCTGA
- the porD gene encoding pyruvate synthase subunit PorD has translation MPLNVGCSARPGNARDNKTGSWRTFRPEFDNDKCNTCGTCMMICPEVCIGEDEEGYPDVDYDFCKGCGLCAEECPKEAIKMKKEEK, from the coding sequence ATGCCGCTTAACGTAGGCTGTTCCGCAAGGCCCGGAAACGCAAGGGACAACAAAACAGGTTCGTGGAGAACATTCAGGCCAGAGTTCGACAACGACAAATGCAACACATGCGGAACCTGCATGATGATCTGCCCCGAGGTCTGTATCGGCGAGGATGAAGAAGGATACCCGGATGTCGACTACGATTTCTGCAAAGGCTGCGGCCTGTGCGCCGAAGAATGCCCCAAAGAGGCAATCAAGATGAAAAAGGAGGAAAAATAG
- a CDS encoding transketolase C-terminal domain-containing protein, protein MLQIMEGSHAVAEAVKLSRPQVVSAYPITPQTHIVERLAEMVADGDLNADYICVESEFSALSSCLGASAAGSRVYSATTSQGLAFMTEVVFNVAGMRLPIVMTIANRSLGAPLSIWNDQQDSIFLRDSGWMQLYAEDAQEATDLHFIAYKAAENYDVLLPAFVCFDGFILTHTFEPVDIPTQEEVDAYLPAFKPYQRLDAKDPISFGMYATPDYYQEFRYEINAAMTRADKVLREAGAEFGEMFGRDYSGLVESYRLDDADTAIVALGSVCGTIKDAVDEMRKDGKKVGLLKLRSFRPFPAEDVKKALAGVSNVAVLEKNLNIGSRMLGAVGLEVKDAVYSSGIQVHSYVGGLGGRDIRKKDIKMITEWAEKGKDDCFFGLREEVL, encoded by the coding sequence ATGCTTCAGATAATGGAAGGCTCCCACGCAGTGGCAGAGGCTGTAAAATTGAGCAGGCCCCAGGTTGTCTCAGCCTACCCGATTACCCCACAGACACATATAGTCGAAAGGCTCGCCGAGATGGTCGCCGACGGAGACCTGAATGCGGATTATATCTGTGTAGAGAGTGAGTTTTCCGCCTTATCGTCATGTCTGGGCGCCTCTGCGGCAGGTTCGAGAGTCTATTCGGCAACGACATCGCAGGGCCTCGCCTTTATGACAGAGGTCGTATTCAATGTCGCAGGAATGAGGCTTCCGATTGTAATGACAATCGCCAACCGTTCTCTCGGTGCTCCCCTGAGCATATGGAACGATCAGCAGGACTCAATATTCCTCAGGGATTCCGGCTGGATGCAATTATATGCAGAAGACGCACAGGAGGCAACAGATCTCCATTTCATTGCATACAAGGCGGCGGAAAACTATGATGTTCTCCTTCCGGCGTTTGTGTGCTTCGACGGCTTTATCCTCACACATACTTTCGAACCGGTAGATATCCCCACACAGGAGGAAGTCGATGCATACCTTCCTGCATTCAAACCGTACCAGCGGCTGGATGCAAAGGATCCGATATCGTTCGGAATGTATGCAACACCCGACTACTACCAGGAATTCAGGTACGAGATCAATGCCGCAATGACAAGGGCAGATAAAGTCCTGAGAGAGGCAGGTGCCGAATTCGGAGAAATGTTCGGGCGGGACTATTCCGGCCTTGTAGAAAGCTACAGGCTTGACGATGCAGATACAGCCATAGTGGCACTCGGTTCAGTCTGCGGAACGATAAAAGACGCAGTCGATGAGATGAGAAAGGACGGAAAGAAGGTAGGACTCCTGAAGCTCAGGTCTTTCCGTCCGTTCCCGGCCGAAGACGTAAAGAAAGCCCTTGCAGGTGTATCGAACGTCGCCGTGCTCGAAAAGAACCTCAACATCGGATCAAGGATGCTCGGTGCAGTAGGTCTTGAGGTAAAGGATGCAGTTTACTCGTCCGGAATACAGGTTCACTCGTATGTGGGAGGTCTCGGCGGCCGCGACATCAGGAAGAAGGATATAAAGATGATTACGGAATGGGCCGAAAAAGGCAAAGACGACTGCTTCTTCGGGCTTCGCGAGGAGGTGCTCTGA
- a CDS encoding thiamine pyrophosphate-dependent enzyme produces the protein MADNKPELFEPGHRACGGCGPALAARLIMKAAGENTIVVASTGCMEVFSTPYPETAWKTPWIHSLFQNSAAVASGIESSIKMQGRDEKVVVIAGDGATFDIGVLCISGAFERGHDITYICYDNEAYMNTGIQRSGATPYDASTTTSPAGKQSTGNSRPKKDMPAILAAHGSPYVATASVAYPGDLMKKIEKAINTKGPCYVQVHAPCCTGWGFDGSKTMEIGKAAIDSGLWVNFEMEDGAVTKAKKVKRVPVDDYLKAQKRFRHLFKPEPNPEEIAKIQAIADKNAEKYGIDITPK, from the coding sequence ATGGCAGACAATAAACCCGAACTCTTCGAACCCGGGCACAGGGCCTGCGGAGGGTGCGGACCCGCACTTGCTGCGCGGCTGATCATGAAGGCGGCAGGCGAAAACACCATCGTAGTCGCCTCGACAGGATGCATGGAGGTGTTCTCCACGCCTTATCCGGAGACCGCATGGAAGACCCCGTGGATCCATTCCCTCTTCCAGAACTCCGCCGCCGTTGCATCAGGAATTGAGTCTTCGATAAAGATGCAGGGACGCGATGAGAAGGTCGTGGTGATCGCAGGAGACGGTGCGACGTTTGATATCGGAGTTCTCTGTATCAGCGGAGCATTCGAGAGAGGCCATGATATCACCTATATCTGCTACGATAATGAAGCGTATATGAACACCGGCATCCAGAGGTCCGGCGCCACGCCATACGATGCCTCGACTACCACCAGCCCGGCAGGAAAGCAGTCAACGGGCAACAGCAGACCAAAAAAGGACATGCCTGCGATTCTCGCCGCACACGGATCACCGTATGTTGCGACAGCGTCCGTTGCATATCCCGGGGATCTGATGAAGAAGATCGAGAAAGCGATCAACACGAAAGGTCCCTGCTATGTCCAGGTGCACGCACCGTGCTGCACCGGGTGGGGCTTCGACGGATCGAAGACGATGGAGATCGGAAAAGCCGCGATCGACTCGGGACTCTGGGTCAACTTTGAGATGGAGGATGGCGCAGTCACGAAGGCCAAAAAGGTGAAGCGTGTCCCGGTCGACGATTATCTCAAGGCGCAAAAGAGGTTCAGGCACCTGTTCAAACCAGAACCAAATCCCGAAGAAATCGCTAAAATCCAGGCAATAGCCGATAAAAACGCTGAAAAATACGGAATAGACATTACTCCGAAATAA
- a CDS encoding tetratricopeptide repeat protein, which translates to MKKILLIFAVFLIAAFFTSPACADENTSAFQITDTGYIDQYNNAVDLANSGDYEAALEAINKSLAEEANFALGYATKSGILYVMGDFTGALEAADTATEIQPEQAWGWISKSNALLALERYDEALEAADTAIEIDPNNADYVNAYINKGTALILLGRYEESIEASDKAIELSPTVIEGYINKGNALEYLGRYAEELEVCNKALEIDPYNSMVWANKRYAEKMIENEQNPQESPFAPALAVLAVAAAIIIAKRD; encoded by the coding sequence ATGAAAAAAATATTATTGATATTCGCTGTATTTCTGATCGCGGCATTCTTCACATCTCCTGCATGCGCTGATGAAAATACGTCAGCGTTTCAGATAACTGACACCGGTTATATCGATCAATATAACAACGCCGTCGACCTCGCAAACTCCGGAGATTACGAAGCGGCGCTCGAAGCGATTAACAAATCACTGGCTGAAGAAGCTAACTTTGCGCTGGGATATGCCACAAAATCCGGGATTCTGTATGTTATGGGCGATTTCACCGGAGCACTTGAAGCGGCTGATACGGCAACAGAGATCCAGCCCGAACAGGCGTGGGGATGGATCAGCAAATCCAACGCCCTGCTGGCACTCGAAAGATATGATGAAGCTCTTGAAGCGGCCGACACTGCAATAGAGATCGATCCCAACAACGCCGACTATGTTAATGCATACATCAACAAGGGTACGGCACTGATACTTCTGGGACGATACGAAGAGTCAATCGAAGCGTCGGATAAAGCAATCGAACTGAGTCCGACAGTAATCGAGGGATACATCAATAAGGGAAATGCTCTTGAATATCTCGGAAGATATGCTGAAGAGCTTGAAGTCTGCAATAAGGCTCTTGAAATTGATCCGTACAACAGCATGGTCTGGGCAAACAAGCGTTATGCAGAAAAAATGATAGAAAACGAACAAAACCCGCAGGAATCTCCCTTTGCACCGGCCCTGGCTGTTCTTGCAGTTGCAGCGGCCATAATTATTGCAAAAAGAGATTAA
- a CDS encoding DUF3821 domain-containing protein codes for MNAKIRFAMLIFVIVSSLAMVSPAAAVLTNIHEGDSVFLGEQGLVLASDVFYSSGGVSDDQLAYYGGGNPATGTPDYVLTPSKNSFYVDPSVFSSRLGLWYSYPNGSKNSYASISVLQPSLDLRLWAYRSGGESFDITNGKIVKGEALDFRIDSNLYPIFQRAGVTSGDDGIDVKVRNQVGATLTALINCNGASVSIVNVHPTTQQYFLPSGTLTCVWDTGNSQYNAGSYTVWAECNVNGMKDNLGSIEGETITPTLSSLKSTSTPTPTATTSTKTATPTATKTNTPTPTSTLVVTQVATTSASTPEETAVTPVQTEKTQATTATTTPTETQSPMSSVTLIISVVFAAIMIFMASKKE; via the coding sequence ATGAATGCAAAAATACGGTTTGCAATGTTAATTTTTGTAATTGTCTCTTCGCTGGCAATGGTGTCGCCTGCAGCCGCAGTACTTACCAATATCCATGAGGGAGACAGCGTGTTTCTCGGGGAACAGGGCCTTGTTCTTGCTAGTGATGTCTTTTATAGTTCGGGAGGAGTATCTGACGATCAGCTCGCATATTATGGCGGGGGCAACCCGGCAACCGGTACGCCGGATTATGTGTTAACTCCTTCAAAAAACAGCTTTTATGTCGATCCCTCAGTCTTCTCCAGCCGTTTAGGCCTGTGGTACTCATATCCCAACGGCTCTAAAAACAGCTATGCCTCCATAAGCGTCCTTCAGCCTTCACTTGATCTTCGCCTGTGGGCATATCGCTCGGGCGGTGAGAGTTTTGATATAACTAATGGAAAGATTGTCAAGGGCGAGGCTCTCGACTTTCGGATCGATTCGAACCTGTATCCGATATTCCAGAGAGCAGGTGTAACATCCGGTGACGACGGGATAGATGTCAAGGTTAGAAATCAGGTGGGTGCAACTCTCACCGCATTAATTAACTGCAACGGGGCGTCGGTTAGCATAGTAAACGTTCATCCTACGACACAACAGTATTTCCTTCCTTCCGGAACGCTTACATGTGTATGGGATACCGGAAACAGCCAGTATAATGCAGGAAGCTATACGGTGTGGGCCGAGTGCAATGTCAACGGAATGAAGGACAACCTGGGATCGATTGAGGGGGAGACTATAACTCCCACTTTAAGTTCGCTGAAATCGACTTCTACACCGACACCCACGGCAACCACTTCCACAAAAACGGCGACTCCGACGGCCACAAAGACCAATACCCCGACCCCTACATCAACCTTGGTTGTAACGCAGGTGGCAACGACCTCAGCTTCAACGCCCGAAGAGACTGCTGTTACACCTGTTCAGACGGAAAAGACGCAGGCAACAACAGCCACGACGACTCCGACGGAAACACAGTCTCCGATGTCTTCAGTGACACTCATAATATCGGTGGTATTTGCCGCGATTATGATTTTTATGGCTTCAAAAAAGGAATAA
- a CDS encoding cache domain-containing protein — MEKGRIIRILILVALIVISIVLFASGVIFPEQQGETTEPDQLISVTAAIQERLDTIAGEVEKASSGLSSGINGEEAEKVLDDIFNETPDAVFLYSFSPDGTVAEVTPDSYNISSLNMSIAGLPDLSGSVVQGPAMTEVVEYGGYYVFEIVRPVYDEDGENIGGVTAVINSFSLLDGIINPEENASGNTFTVMQTDGLILYDMDKRQVGANLFTDDIFSSFPNLRNLGVRFTTQSSGYGSYSYYPTGSSDGSPVKKLAYWDSAGLYGTEWRVIMFKGALVAG, encoded by the coding sequence ATGGAGAAAGGAAGAATTATCCGCATATTAATCCTTGTAGCTCTAATCGTTATCTCGATTGTTCTTTTTGCAAGCGGTGTAATATTCCCTGAGCAGCAGGGAGAAACCACTGAGCCCGATCAATTAATATCCGTTACTGCAGCTATCCAGGAGAGACTGGATACAATTGCAGGTGAAGTTGAGAAAGCTTCCTCCGGATTGTCTTCAGGTATAAACGGCGAAGAAGCAGAGAAGGTTCTGGATGATATTTTCAATGAAACTCCCGATGCAGTCTTTTTATATTCATTCTCGCCTGACGGGACTGTTGCAGAGGTAACTCCTGATTCATACAACATTTCATCGCTGAACATGAGCATCGCAGGGTTACCGGATTTATCCGGATCTGTGGTGCAGGGGCCTGCAATGACTGAAGTCGTTGAATACGGCGGCTACTACGTTTTTGAGATCGTTCGTCCGGTATATGATGAAGACGGAGAGAACATCGGAGGTGTTACAGCCGTTATAAACTCATTCAGTCTTCTCGACGGGATTATAAATCCTGAAGAAAATGCATCGGGCAATACTTTTACAGTGATGCAGACCGATGGCCTGATACTTTATGATATGGATAAACGGCAGGTCGGTGCAAACCTCTTCACCGATGATATATTCAGCAGTTTCCCGAATCTGAGAAATCTTGGAGTCAGATTTACCACACAAAGCAGCGGGTACGGATCATATTCATATTATCCGACCGGCAGCAGTGATGGGAGTCCTGTGAAGAAACTCGCATACTGGGATTCAGCAGGACTCTACGGGACCGAATGGCGGGTGATAATGTTTAAGGGGGCACTGGTCGCCGGATAA